The proteins below are encoded in one region of Alistipes communis:
- a CDS encoding GspE/PulE family protein, producing the protein MAVTPTHIPTEILRLLTAQEAAEYRLVPFAREAGRIRCYGETGHDYTAAAEELEVLYGWQVEVVPIAADDLQRLLLQHYRPGAQTASAAAGRTAEIGQGRQFLFALVGEALRDNASDIHLEPYEQRCRIRMRIDGKLAERYVVERAQYMPLVNQIKILASLDISEKRLPQDGRIGYDRDGEKFDVRVSTLPTIYGEKIVLRLLTRRVELLELRNLGFSARQYEDYCRAIARPFGMVLICGPTGSGKSTTLYATLRRLNALTDNILTIEDPIEYTLEGVNQVQLKEEIGLTFTAALRTFLRQDPDIIMLGEIRDGATAEMAVRSSLTGHLLFSTIHTNTAWGAVARLSDMGVHPYLVADTLVMTVAQRLARLLCPHCKRHAEATDEVRRLLPDVAIDRYCEPVGCERCFYTGYAGRRAVYEVIPMDDELAAAVRSGRTDVAPLLAERGIPSLRDAVVDLFRRGETSLDEVIPLLNY; encoded by the coding sequence ATGGCTGTAACCCCGACACATATCCCCACGGAGATCCTCCGCCTGCTCACGGCGCAGGAGGCCGCCGAGTACCGCCTCGTGCCGTTCGCACGCGAGGCGGGCAGGATACGCTGCTACGGCGAGACGGGACATGACTACACGGCCGCTGCCGAGGAGTTGGAGGTACTCTACGGCTGGCAGGTCGAAGTCGTGCCGATCGCCGCCGATGACCTGCAACGGCTTTTGCTGCAACATTACCGCCCCGGAGCACAGACGGCAAGCGCCGCCGCGGGCCGCACGGCCGAGATCGGACAGGGGCGGCAGTTCCTCTTCGCGCTGGTGGGCGAGGCGCTGCGCGACAACGCCAGCGACATCCATCTCGAACCCTACGAACAGCGCTGCCGCATCCGTATGCGCATCGACGGCAAGCTCGCCGAGCGTTACGTCGTCGAGCGGGCACAGTACATGCCGCTTGTAAACCAGATCAAGATCCTCGCCTCGCTCGACATCTCCGAAAAACGGCTGCCGCAGGACGGGCGCATCGGCTACGACCGCGACGGCGAGAAGTTCGACGTGCGCGTCTCGACGCTGCCGACGATCTACGGCGAGAAGATCGTGCTGCGCCTGCTGACCCGCCGCGTCGAGCTGCTGGAACTGCGCAACCTCGGCTTCTCCGCAAGGCAGTACGAGGACTACTGCCGCGCCATCGCGCGGCCCTTCGGCATGGTGCTGATCTGCGGCCCTACGGGCTCGGGCAAGAGCACGACGCTCTACGCCACGCTGCGGCGGCTGAACGCCCTGACGGACAACATCCTCACGATCGAGGATCCGATCGAGTACACGCTCGAAGGGGTCAATCAAGTGCAGCTCAAGGAGGAGATCGGCCTTACGTTCACCGCCGCACTGCGTACTTTCCTGCGGCAGGACCCCGACATCATCATGCTGGGTGAGATCCGCGACGGGGCGACGGCCGAGATGGCCGTGCGGTCGTCGCTGACGGGACACCTGCTCTTCTCGACGATCCACACCAACACGGCCTGGGGCGCCGTAGCCCGTCTGTCGGATATGGGCGTACACCCGTACCTGGTGGCCGATACGTTGGTAATGACCGTCGCGCAGCGTCTCGCGCGCCTGCTCTGTCCCCACTGCAAACGCCACGCGGAGGCGACCGATGAAGTGCGGCGCCTGCTGCCCGACGTCGCGATCGACCGCTATTGCGAACCCGTGGGTTGCGAACGCTGTTTCTACACGGGCTATGCAGGCCGGCGGGCGGTCTACGAGGTGATCCCGATGGACGACGAGCTGGCGGCTGCCGTACGCTCCGGCCGCACCGACGTCGCACCGCTGCTGGCCGAACGCGGCATACCGTCGCTGCGCGATGCCGTCGTCGACCTCTTCCGACGCGGCGAGACCTCTCTCGACGAAGTGATACCCCTGTTGAACTACTGA
- a CDS encoding toxin-antitoxin system YwqK family antitoxin, translated as MNKILLATLICEALLAGCCREIYVTDLPIDIKVQYFPNKKQIEQIEVSAKNLSYNIWFYSDGTLHSEDIWTKYNSDSIESLGPSIGYDYKGNISGYAHASIDKSIMYHPNGKVRDIIRYDTLGQREGIAEYYTEEGVLDKRLLFRKDTLNKVLLDNKLFPNPPLDMWMLLDSIRRVEYRNKSSE; from the coding sequence ATGAATAAAATATTATTGGCAACTCTTATCTGTGAAGCACTATTAGCCGGATGTTGCCGTGAAATATATGTTACGGATTTACCGATTGATATTAAAGTTCAATATTTCCCTAATAAAAAGCAAATAGAGCAAATAGAAGTGTCCGCTAAGAACCTATCTTATAATATTTGGTTCTATTCAGATGGAACTCTACACAGTGAGGATATTTGGACAAAATACAATAGTGATAGTATAGAGTCTCTGGGGCCCAGTATTGGCTATGATTATAAAGGAAATATTTCAGGATATGCACATGCATCAATCGATAAATCAATCATGTATCATCCTAATGGAAAGGTTCGAGATATTATACGATATGATACCTTGGGACAACGTGAGGGCATCGCGGAATATTATACCGAAGAAGGTGTATTGGATAAACGACTGCTGTTCAGAAAAGATACTTTGAACAAAGTTCTTTTAGACAATAAACTCTTTCCCAATCCTCCACTTGATATGTGGATGTTGCTTGATTCTATAAGGAGAGTTGAATATCGCAATAAGAGTTCTGAATAA
- a CDS encoding RHS repeat domain-containing protein, which produces MGLYYTYLSDGTKIEVCGYDDNEPTRYAGSLVYNDGTFESASFGGGRIVGTNNGANSEVHYFLTDHLGSTRVVAKVMPTGREDLDRNDYYPFGKEWAQPDMPTSDNRYTFSGKEKQHLRFQEIDYADFEARFYDADTGIFLQQDPMAESYYCIGQNVYCMGNPITFFDADGQKVYTTNLTKPAHKQAVQNMMQTKEGRRVLGRFMTKGESLSVGGTTFTAQQTGDRSKDNLSFMSVDLSKGTEGYTTMGTKDGKNLADQSFGLSDNVVDGVNIGVYLNNDITQEETATMAAGHEMLVHVDQRANKLNEIDKNIETGKYSSNPKQYTIDVNNIVSQKDHQLLGQGKIISYKKFTQEMTEMTKNLKYIDLYKEDVTGH; this is translated from the coding sequence ATGGGATTGTACTACACCTATCTTTCTGACGGTACGAAGATCGAAGTGTGCGGATACGACGACAACGAACCCACACGTTACGCAGGTTCTTTGGTATATAATGACGGGACATTCGAAAGCGCCTCGTTCGGTGGCGGTCGGATCGTCGGTACGAACAACGGCGCGAACTCGGAGGTACACTATTTCCTGACGGATCATCTGGGCAGTACACGTGTCGTGGCGAAGGTAATGCCGACAGGCCGCGAAGACCTCGATCGCAATGATTACTATCCCTTCGGCAAGGAGTGGGCACAGCCCGATATGCCGACATCAGATAATCGGTATACATTCTCCGGTAAGGAAAAACAACATCTGCGATTCCAAGAGATCGATTATGCCGACTTTGAAGCACGGTTCTATGATGCCGATACGGGAATTTTCCTACAGCAAGACCCAATGGCGGAAAGTTATTATTGTATTGGACAGAACGTTTACTGTATGGGTAATCCGATAACGTTCTTTGATGCCGACGGACAAAAAGTATATACAACTAATTTAACGAAACCTGCTCATAAACAAGCTGTGCAAAATATGATGCAGACTAAAGAAGGACGACGAGTATTGGGACGTTTTATGACAAAAGGCGAGTCGTTATCAGTAGGAGGTACAACATTTACGGCACAACAAACCGGAGATCGCAGTAAAGATAATCTGAGTTTTATGTCTGTCGATTTAAGCAAAGGGACAGAAGGCTATACTACAATGGGGACAAAAGATGGAAAAAACTTAGCTGATCAATCTTTCGGTTTGTCTGATAATGTCGTGGACGGAGTAAATATTGGCGTATATCTCAATAATGATATAACGCAGGAAGAAACAGCAACAATGGCAGCAGGGCATGAAATGCTCGTACATGTAGATCAACGCGCGAATAAATTGAATGAAATAGATAAAAATATAGAAACAGGGAAATATAGTAGTAATCCGAAACAATATACAATTGATGTAAACAATATAGTAAGTCAAAAGGATCACCAACTGTTAGGTCAAGGGAAAATAATTTCCTATAAAAAATTCACACAGGAAATGACTGAAATGACAAAGAATTTGAAATATATAGATTTATATAAAGAAGATGTTACCGGTCATTAA
- a CDS encoding prepilin peptidase, protein MFPAPYPYLLLLVPAAVLARDDFRTRRVDASWLAVLGTVSVGVSWHTLGWRTMLLQTAGNAALLLLSGTALFGYLRLRRLSVRHAFGAGDVLFLLAVAPLFAPTEFLRFLIAACVVALLWWVCCGRRRRTIPFVGAAGIVLIGWAALQFLRLWL, encoded by the coding sequence ATGTTCCCTGCTCCCTATCCCTACCTTTTGCTGCTCGTGCCTGCCGCTGTACTGGCCCGCGACGATTTCCGCACGCGACGGGTGGACGCGTCGTGGCTGGCGGTGCTGGGGACGGTCTCTGTCGGGGTGAGCTGGCACACGCTCGGTTGGCGGACGATGTTGCTGCAAACGGCAGGCAATGCCGCGCTGCTCCTTTTATCGGGAACGGCTCTCTTCGGCTACCTCCGCCTGCGGCGGCTGTCTGTGCGGCACGCATTCGGTGCCGGCGACGTTCTCTTCCTGCTTGCCGTCGCACCCCTGTTCGCACCGACGGAGTTTCTGCGGTTTCTGATCGCCGCCTGCGTCGTCGCCCTCCTCTGGTGGGTCTGCTGCGGCCGTCGTCGTCGCACGATCCCCTTCGTCGGCGCAGCCGGCATTGTGCTCATCGGCTGGGCCGCCCTTCAATTCCTCCGCTTATGGCTGTAA
- a CDS encoding type IV pilin protein: protein MQTLSFYPCRRLRGFSLPELLVVLVIIGILVLIALPNLMPLISRAKATEAQQQLTYLHTLQRSNFYTYSRYSSSLDELGFEQSRLVTDGGQANYLVEIVEATEHGFRATATAVVDFDGDGVYNVWEIDQDKNLRETVKD from the coding sequence ATGCAAACATTGTCTTTTTATCCGTGTCGTCGTCTCCGCGGCTTTTCGCTGCCCGAACTGTTGGTCGTGCTGGTCATCATCGGTATTCTGGTGCTGATCGCGCTGCCGAATCTGATGCCGTTGATCTCGCGAGCCAAGGCCACCGAAGCTCAGCAGCAGCTTACCTACCTGCATACGTTGCAGCGGTCGAATTTCTACACGTATTCGCGCTATTCGTCATCGTTGGACGAGCTGGGCTTCGAGCAGTCACGGCTGGTGACCGACGGCGGTCAGGCCAACTACCTCGTCGAGATCGTCGAGGCGACGGAGCACGGATTCCGCGCCACGGCGACTGCCGTCGTGGATTTCGACGGCGACGGAGTTTATAATGTCTGGGAGATCGACCAGGATAAAAATCTGCGCGAGACGGTCAAGGATTGA
- a CDS encoding DUF6443 domain-containing protein, which yields MKKIYLLLVLLFTGLQSVFAQFIWHSDLGTPHTGTVSLSWDTRSYMFQVDNGEEFGSTGDIWDALDAQLRAAGITWIRVNSVENPADGTFEVWFDLDENNENFSRSIHLGYSYGPYFVLTQECRNQQQEPWADLPSDRRFVIEPGEEIEIPIYDTKDGVTYDVLRYYSEDDVEIYDTFIGTGGDCYYISAFPEGDFGFQFAGSEFSVVYSDPFAYRYSFDATAMNFQASGNTQRLYFNSYVKDNGVTIQITSSEDMAFLNRAISEHNSGKVATWNSRMQLSYGYDAELGLGYIEIACPPNLTDEFRQSTLGFMNTSGRKPTVSQDFGGSVRTVPVSYEYDKETSQIIATVEYTQPFVTYTLYRENSYLQSLTGNGDLLRLSTPATSGYYHIVATYSEDGLSDSAELEGIRYDSGMLSLDDEQNWILTRTFNYDNHGDAEEEQITYDVSYYDGLGYASQNVQIYASGDEQQNIVQPFAYDGLYREEFRYLPYVRDNDNGRYDDEAILHQENFYRAKYELGTASACAYVHTAYEPSALNRVLRTHKPGAEYQSDTRSVQTSYMGNAVSTALRLRVDPDDRSLTADGYYAANELSGTRSTNEDGAVIITYTDKDDRTVYENRQLRNGSVTENIITYYAYDDCGRLTWVVTPKGSDLLSVGSSFSPESDFARQNCYVYFYDEWGRVYEKRFPGREPMYIVYNRGDRPMMIQDGLMREKNQWLTFHYDGAGRITSQRLATDSGLTPLTRETLQMSFDTNSYPQLYPSPASQILTQHVYDRYPTTMPAALAFEEIPDMTCDLTGIEPETLLDTSTTGLPTYEKLTAITDSSIGGEYHRAYYYDYKGREIQRVECDFEGNILRTTSRYDLIGNLLAQRESYTHGGTTDVLDRAFKYDSRNRMTKETAQFNDGEQAVVAYTYDDLGQLIGKTYGTGAHAIHETMDYNMQGWLTEKSSELFEMRLRYHDPESHLSDRASYTGNISSWWWKHRLINNDNDSENRLYAFTYDDLARLVDTELYLDDSYGASNEFVENGITYDKNSNIITLNRSSLSSDDMKGYRFSYSGNQRIKDETSNSDYEYDANGNIHRDALTGFYIYYNLLNLPTVIYTEGDMGLYYTYLSDGTKIEVCGYDDSEPTRYIGSLVYNDGTFESASFGGGRIVGTNNGANSEVHYFLTDHLGSTRVVAKVTPTGREDLDRKDYYPFGKEWTQSGMPTSDNRYTFSGKEQQHLRGQVVNYADFEARFYDSETGIFLQQDPLSEYSFQVSPYAYCGNNPINRIDLDGKRWDDPIQDAEIARQIKDAINAALNALISQEKRINNRINKINDNTKLSQEKKEERIAKEKQKLAEIDIQQDNLTYLSEGIDKMGSEDNPNIFTFETVEDEDGLTSTNTDGVTTMRNNGTFYNRVHEATHGAQIALGDLRVNQNGQALGGLSTPAREIQAYQNQAVLAGYETLPFSDHGGRPTKLKGITAPWIKGIKNSNGQYVY from the coding sequence ATGAAAAAGATATATCTGTTGCTGGTGCTGTTGTTCACCGGTCTGCAATCCGTATTTGCACAATTTATTTGGCACTCCGATCTGGGTACACCTCACACAGGGACGGTTTCTCTGTCGTGGGATACACGCAGCTATATGTTTCAAGTCGACAACGGCGAAGAATTCGGCAGCACAGGCGATATCTGGGATGCGCTCGATGCGCAGCTCCGAGCAGCCGGTATTACGTGGATCCGTGTAAATTCTGTCGAAAATCCGGCAGACGGAACTTTCGAAGTATGGTTCGATTTGGACGAGAACAACGAAAATTTCTCGCGCTCCATACATCTCGGGTATAGCTATGGGCCATACTTTGTCCTAACGCAGGAATGTCGAAATCAGCAGCAAGAACCTTGGGCCGATCTGCCTTCCGACCGTCGGTTCGTTATCGAACCGGGAGAGGAAATCGAGATTCCAATCTATGATACAAAAGACGGAGTAACCTATGACGTTTTACGATACTATTCGGAAGACGACGTGGAAATTTACGACACGTTTATCGGTACGGGAGGTGACTGCTATTACATATCAGCTTTTCCCGAAGGGGATTTCGGATTTCAATTCGCAGGTTCGGAGTTCAGCGTAGTTTATTCCGATCCTTTTGCATATCGCTATTCTTTCGATGCGACGGCTATGAATTTTCAGGCGAGTGGCAATACGCAACGCCTGTACTTCAATTCATATGTCAAGGACAATGGTGTAACGATTCAAATTACAAGTTCAGAAGACATGGCTTTTCTCAATAGGGCTATTTCGGAACATAATTCAGGAAAAGTTGCGACATGGAACTCGCGGATGCAGCTATCATATGGCTATGACGCAGAATTAGGACTCGGGTATATCGAAATCGCTTGCCCACCCAATCTGACGGATGAGTTCAGACAAAGCACCTTGGGTTTTATGAATACTTCGGGGCGGAAACCGACTGTATCTCAAGATTTCGGAGGATCGGTTCGGACGGTTCCCGTATCATACGAATACGACAAAGAGACTTCTCAAATTATTGCGACAGTTGAATATACACAACCATTCGTAACGTATACGCTTTATAGGGAAAACAGCTACCTGCAAAGTCTTACAGGAAACGGCGATCTGTTACGTCTCTCGACTCCTGCTACATCGGGTTACTATCACATTGTTGCTACCTACTCCGAGGACGGTCTGAGCGACTCTGCCGAATTGGAGGGCATCCGCTACGACTCCGGCATGCTCTCTCTTGACGACGAGCAGAACTGGATTCTGACACGAACCTTCAACTACGACAACCACGGGGATGCCGAGGAGGAACAAATCACTTATGATGTAAGCTATTACGACGGATTGGGATATGCATCGCAAAACGTACAAATTTACGCCAGTGGCGACGAACAGCAGAACATCGTGCAACCGTTTGCCTACGATGGCTTGTATCGTGAAGAATTTCGATATCTGCCTTATGTTCGTGATAACGATAACGGGCGGTACGATGATGAAGCGATATTGCATCAGGAGAATTTTTACAGAGCGAAATATGAACTGGGAACGGCTTCTGCCTGTGCATATGTTCATACCGCATACGAACCTTCGGCATTGAATCGGGTATTACGCACACATAAACCCGGTGCGGAATACCAATCTGATACCCGTTCCGTGCAGACTTCTTATATGGGTAATGCCGTGTCGACGGCTCTTCGCCTGCGTGTCGATCCCGATGATCGTTCGCTGACAGCCGACGGTTATTATGCCGCCAATGAACTCTCCGGCACACGTTCTACGAACGAAGACGGTGCCGTCATCATAACGTATACGGACAAAGACGACCGCACGGTCTATGAAAATCGGCAGCTGCGCAACGGAAGTGTCACCGAGAATATAATCACCTACTATGCCTATGACGACTGCGGACGTCTTACGTGGGTTGTGACACCCAAAGGCAGTGACCTACTCTCCGTCGGATCGAGTTTTTCTCCGGAGAGCGATTTCGCCAGACAGAACTGTTACGTCTATTTCTACGACGAGTGGGGACGGGTCTATGAAAAACGTTTTCCGGGACGCGAGCCGATGTATATCGTCTACAACCGGGGCGATCGGCCGATGATGATACAGGACGGATTGATGCGTGAGAAGAATCAATGGCTCACCTTCCATTACGATGGTGCGGGGCGTATAACCTCCCAGCGGCTCGCAACGGACTCCGGATTGACGCCGCTTACGCGCGAAACATTGCAAATGTCATTCGATACGAATTCTTATCCGCAACTTTATCCTTCGCCCGCATCGCAAATCTTGACACAGCATGTCTATGACCGATATCCGACGACGATGCCTGCGGCTTTGGCTTTTGAAGAGATTCCCGACATGACCTGCGATCTGACGGGTATCGAGCCCGAAACACTGCTCGATACTTCGACGACGGGACTTCCGACCTATGAAAAGTTGACTGCGATTACGGATTCCTCGATCGGCGGAGAATATCATCGTGCCTACTACTACGACTATAAAGGGCGTGAGATTCAGCGTGTGGAATGCGACTTCGAGGGCAATATTCTCCGCACGACCAGCCGATACGATCTGATCGGAAATCTGCTGGCGCAACGCGAAAGCTATACCCACGGCGGAACGACCGACGTGCTCGACCGCGCCTTCAAATACGATTCGCGCAACCGCATGACCAAAGAGACCGCGCAGTTCAATGACGGAGAGCAGGCCGTGGTCGCCTATACCTACGACGATCTCGGACAGCTTATCGGCAAGACTTATGGTACGGGAGCACATGCCATTCATGAGACAATGGATTACAACATGCAGGGGTGGCTCACTGAGAAGTCCAGCGAACTGTTTGAGATGCGGCTGCGTTATCACGATCCCGAATCACATCTGAGCGATCGCGCCTCCTACACTGGAAACATCTCTTCATGGTGGTGGAAACATCGGCTTATCAACAACGATAACGACAGTGAAAATCGCCTCTATGCCTTTACTTACGACGATTTGGCACGCCTTGTCGACACGGAGCTCTATCTCGATGATTCGTACGGTGCATCGAACGAATTTGTGGAAAATGGCATCACCTATGACAAAAACAGCAATATTATTACGCTGAACAGGTCGAGTCTGTCGTCGGATGATATGAAGGGTTATCGGTTTTCATATTCTGGTAATCAGCGAATTAAGGACGAAACAAGCAACTCGGACTACGAATACGACGCCAACGGCAATATCCATAGGGATGCCTTGACGGGCTTTTATATTTACTATAATTTACTTAACTTGCCTACGGTGATTTATACCGAAGGGGATATGGGATTGTACTACACCTATCTTTCCGACGGTACGAAGATCGAGGTGTGCGGATACGACGATAGCGAGCCGACTCGGTACATAGGTTCTTTGGTATATAATGACGGGACATTCGAAAGCGCCTCGTTCGGCGGCGGTCGGATCGTCGGTACGAACAACGGCGCGAACTCGGAGGTACACTATTTCCTGACGGATCATCTGGGCAGTACGCGCGTCGTGGCGAAGGTGACGCCGACAGGCCGCGAAGACCTCGACCGCAAGGATTACTATCCCTTCGGCAAAGAGTGGACGCAATCGGGTATGCCGACTTCGGATAATAGGTATACCTTTTCCGGAAAAGAGCAGCAGCATCTTCGAGGTCAAGTCGTAAACTATGCCGACTTCGAAGCACGGTTCTACGATTCTGAAACGGGCATTTTCTTACAGCAAGATCCTTTATCGGAATATTCATTTCAAGTGTCTCCCTATGCTTACTGCGGAAATAATCCTATTAATAGAATTGATCTTGATGGAAAAAGGTGGGATGACCCTATTCAAGATGCAGAAATAGCCCGACAAATTAAAGACGCGATTAACGCGGCTCTTAATGCATTAATAAGTCAGGAAAAAAGGATAAATAACCGAATTAATAAGATCAATGATAACACTAAACTAAGTCAGGAAAAGAAAGAAGAACGAATTGCAAAAGAAAAACAAAAATTAGCAGAAATAGATATACAGCAAGATAATCTAACCTATCTTTCAGAAGGTATTGATAAAATGGGAAGTGAAGATAATCCTAATATCTTCACATTTGAAACAGTAGAGGATGAAGATGGACTCACTTCAACTAATACCGATGGAGTGACGACGATGCGAAATAATGGGACATTCTATAATCGTGTTCATGAAGCTACTCACGGAGCTCAGATTGCATTAGGAGATCTTAGAGTAAATCAAAATGGACAAGCATTGGGTGGCCTTAGTACCCCGGCTCGTGAAATTCAGGCTTATCAAAATCAAGCTGTATTGGCTGGATATGAAACTCTTCCTTTCTCAGATCACGGAGGTCGGCCTACAAAATTGAAGGGCATAACAGCACCTTGGATAAAAGGGATAAAAAACAGTAATGGTCAATACGTGTATTAA